Proteins co-encoded in one Setaria viridis chromosome 9, Setaria_viridis_v4.0, whole genome shotgun sequence genomic window:
- the LOC117835166 gene encoding homeobox-leucine zipper protein HOX15: MEQEEVGLALGLSLGSSGHHELKEQPSPSSRSWARLEPSLSLSLPTKDSRLSAPVRIAAVKRELPMEEDDEATADRALYSVASSALVAADDDEGCNSRKKLRLTKEQSALLEDRFKEHSTLNPKQKAALAKQLNLRPRQVEVWFQNRRARTKLKQTEVDCELLKRCCETLTEENRRLHRELQQLRALNHPHPATFFMPAATLSICPSCERLAGAPATTTTGADRPKAGGGPGRAAHLFSPFTHSTAC; the protein is encoded by the exons ATGGAGCAAGAAGAGGTCGGTCTAGCCCTGGGCCTCTCCCTCGGCTCCTCCGGCCACCACGAGCTTAAGGAACagccctcgccgtcgtcgcgctcATGGGCGCGGTTGGAGCCGTCGTTGTCGCTCAGCCTCCCAACCAAAGACAGCCGCCTGTCGGCTCCGGTGAGGATTGCTGCCGTGAAGAGAGAGCTGCCGAtggaggaggacgatgaggcCACCGCCGACAGGGCGCTTTACTCGGTGGCGTCGTCGGCGCTGGTAGCGGCTGACGACGACGAAGGGTGCAACAGCCGGAAGAAGCTGAGGCTGACCAAGGAGCAGTCGGCGCTGCTGGAGGACCGCTTCAAGGAGCACAGCACCCTCAACCCT AAGCAAAAGGCTGCTTTGGCAAAGCAACTGAATCTGAGGCCGAGGCAAGTGGAAGTGTGGTTCCAAAACAGAAGAGCCAG AACGAAATTGAAGCAGACAGAGGTGGACTGCGAGCTTCTCAAGCGCTGCTGCGAGACGTTAACTGAGGAGAACCGACGCCTCCACCGCGAGCTCCAGCAGCTCCGCGCCCTCAACCACCCCCACCCAGCCACCTTTTTCATGCCCGCCGCCACGCTCTCCATCTGCCCCTCCTGCGAGCGCCTCGCCGGAGcgcctgccaccaccaccactggtGCAGACCGGCccaaggcgggcggcggccccggccgaGCAGCCCATTTGTTCAGCCCTTTCACCCATTCCACTGCCTGCTGA